Genomic window ([Limnothrix rosea] IAM M-220):
GCCGCCAAACCGATCATTCGGCAAATTCAACGCAAACAACCCACAAGCATCCTCGCCTCACCCGCATTTCTAGAACGATTGTTAAATGAGTGCCAAAGGAAAGACATTACCCTTTTATCCGTGCGACAGATTTTTAGTGGCGGTGCGCCGATTATGCCCCGAATTCTGCGGCGACTCCAACAATTTATGCCCGCTGCCAGCATTCACATTCTCTACGGCTCCACCGAAGCCGAACCCATCAGTATTTTTCCCCATGCCCAACAGCAAGCACTATCACCCCAAAAAGGTCTATGTGTCGGTCAACCCATCCCCGAAATCCGAGTTAAAATCCTACCGCTGCAAAATTCAGCTTCTCACTACAGCCCATATTGGTTTAAGGCGATTTGTTTAGCGCCACATCAAGTCGGTGAGATCGTTGTGGCAGGCGACCATGTCCTGAATTCTTATCTCCAAGGGGCAGGCGATCGCCATACAAAAATTCAAGTCGGCGAAACCCTTTGGCATCGTACTGGAGATGCAGGCTATCTCGACGAAAATAATCACCTTTGGCTAGTGGGGCGTTGCAGCGAATGCCGAGAACTGAAAAACTCACAACTATATCCCTTTGTCCTCGAAACCGCTCTACAACAACATCCCCAAGTAAAACGAGCTGCCGCCATTCACCATGCCGGGAAAAACCACATTTTTATCGAATCTACAACCCGACAAGCGCGACCAAAATCTCAAGAATTACAAGAACTTTTGCCTCAGTCCCACGAAGTTCATTTCATCAAAAGAATGCCCGTTGATCGTCGCCATAATGGCAAAATTCTCTACCGTAAATTACTCGCCAAAACATTACGTATAGGCAAATCGAGATAGAAACTATAGTGATTACGATTTAGACAACAATATTTCAGCAGAGGATGCAAAAAAGCAAATTGTTTTAGCGCGAAAATTTATTGCCTTTTTTTGAAAGCTTTCTCTGAGGCGATCGCCCTTACCCTCTAAAAATCGCCATAAAAAAACTCGACGATCACAATCGAGAAATACTTAATTTTGTGTTGTGTATGGGCAGAGGGGGACTCGAACCCCCATGACCGAAGTCGCCACATTTTGAGTGTGGTGCGTCTACCAATTTCGCCATCCGCCCTTGGATAAGCCTTTGCTACTATAACCCGAATCCTTCTTTTGAAGCAAGTTAGAATATTCTTGGGAACCAGACCACTCCCGAATCGCCTGGGCACGGATGACCGGAACCGGATGGGTGAGCTGAGCACTTTGATTTTCTTGCAACACTTTACCCAGTTGACTCTGACTAAGAGCCTCATAGGTTTTTGCTTGCTCCATAAATGCATCAAGGTTGAGCAACGGCGCAAGACTAGGCGATCCACCCGCTAACTTCATCAACACCGACATAATAATTTTTGGGTCTTGACTCACCAGAAATGCCGCGCGATCGCAACTCAGTTCAGCGCAGCGTAGCCACGACATCATTTGTTCCTGCATCGACTGAGCAGCAAGCGTTCCCCAAACCGGTAAAGCATTGGTCGCCAAAACCAATAAATTGGCCAAAGTAAGATAAACGCCGTGCTCACATTTAAGATGACCCAGCTCGTGGGCCATTACCGCTTGGATCTCCTTGTCATCCAGCATTTCCACTAGGGATGTGTGAATCACCATAAATGGTTTTTCCCCACGCATCGCAAAGGTATAGGCATTGGGCACAGGGTTCTGCTGGATATAGAGATCTGGCGTTTCAAGATCAAGGATGTTACAGGCTTCCTTTAAAAGATTATGGAGGTGGGGTAGCTGGCGATCGCCGACGAGGATACTGGATGCCAGATTATTAAACCGAAAAACCTGCTCCGCCGTGGAACCTAGCACCGAACGGATCAGCAAATCCAACCCCGGTAGCTGCCGCAAATTATTCGTCGCTTCGCGGTCAAGGGGGTGACGAAACTGATCCGCCGTCAAACCAACAAAATGGTGCTTTATCCCAGTCATAATCTCAAATTAAGTGCAGAGTAAAAGGTGTTGAAGAGTCTACTCAGAAAGCCATTTTTTCACTTTCTGTAAATCCTTCCAGTCAGGCTTACGCTTGAGGCCGTCTTCAATATTTTCGTTAATGTCCGTTTTAACTTCGTCGCTAAAATCCATGACCTTCTGTACTAGCTCGATGTGCTTGCGAACACCTTTCCCGCCAGTGCCAAGCAAGGCAAGGGCAGCATTAACATGGGCTTGGGGATTACGGTGATCCAGTTTGATGCTGCGTTGGGCGGCGGGCAAAGCCAGATCCGGCTTATCCCTTAAAAGATGCAGCCAAGCCACACAACTCCAAGCTGCCGCATTTTTCGGATCGAGACGACAAATTTCCAAGAATTCCGGTAAAAGCGTTTCAGGAGCTTCGCCCGCATCGTAACGCTCAAAACCTTTTTCAAAACGTTGTTCAATAGTGAGTTCAGTCATAACCAGATTATGGAAGATTAAATAGAAATCGCGATCGCCGGCCAAAATTAGCCATTACAATCGCGACTTTCTATTAAACCAAACTTAAACCCCAAAGGATTTACCGCAACCACAGGTTTGGTTAGCATTGGGGTTCGTGAACTGGAAGCCGCCGCCAATCATCGCTGTGCTGTAGTCCAGCACCATGCCATAGAGATACAGAAGACTTTTTTTGTCGCAAATAATCTTAAAACCGTCGGCATAATCAAACACTTCATCATGCTCATTAACGCTGTCGGGAGAGTCAAAATCCATCATATAGGACATGCCAGAGCAGCCGCCTTGACGGACACCCACCCGAAGCCAGAGATCTTTGCCTTGCTGTTGGCGTAGTCCTAAGACATGCTGTAGAGCCGTTTCGGTGAGTTGAATGCCTGAAGTAGTAGTCGCTTGGGTCATGATCTTATCGAGATTAAGTGATGGGGTTAAACGTGTTTACAAAACTCAGTTCTTAAATAGAAAGGATGTCTATTAGAGGGCGATCGCCCCAAAATCAAAATATTACGCCCCTTTATTTTAACCGTTATCTTCCGACTGTGAATCAGATTCGGGGGCTGATTGGAGCTTAAAGTTTTCCACCTCCGGTAATTCTTCTAGAGCCAACCGAGAAGATTGCATACCTCCAGAAAGGCGCTTCAGTAGCTGAGGACGGGGGTCATGGAGTAAATAAATCAACTCATCTTCTGACTGTAATTCATTCAGCGATCGCATCACCATTAAATTATCGTCACGTTTGATTAGCAAAGGCAATAACTCCCCCGATTCAATGAGCGATTGAAAATAAAAAGTTTTTTTCTCAGTTTTTTCGGTTTTTTCCGCTACCCCAATGGTCGATTTACCCAGTTTGACCTGCTGATCACGAATATATTGATTCCACGTTTTTACAGAAAACCCCCCAGTAAACGCCTGACCAATTTTGGATTTGTTGGCGATCGCATTATTTTGATCCCCTTCCTCAAAAAAGGCCACAACCCTAGGCGGCTGAAATTCCTCCACAGCCCGCTGCGCCAACACCAAATTCACTTCACCATTGCTCGTCAGAGACAAAAATGTCCCCATCGAACTAATGCCAATCTCCTCTAAAACCTCAGCATTGAGCGCACTACTTTGGTACACCTCTAGATCCTGCGCCTTCGCTTCCTCACAGGCCTTCGCGTCCGTATCAACAATCACGACCGATTCCCCTTGATCTTGGAAAATCTTTGCCACAATGCGACTCAGGGGATTTGACCCAACAATCACAGCTCCCTTCGCACTAGACGACGTAATTTGTAGCTGCCGCGCTATCCATTTCGCCGTCAATCCTTGAATAAAAACCGTCATTAAAATAGTCAAAAAGACCAGTGCCTTAATCGATGCACCACCGTTAAACCCCTGCTCCGTCAAAATAATCGCAAACAAAGAAGCAACAGACGCTGAGACAATGCCCCTCGGCGCAACCCAAGCAACAAAAAACTTTTGTCGCCAACTTAAATCACTATTCGCCGTGCAAAGCGCCACACTGATCGGCCGCACGACAAACATCAACGTCGCAACCGCCAAAAAACTCCCCCAACCCAAGGCCACAATACTAGCCAAAGATAAATCTGCCGCTAGCAAAATAAATAAAACCGAAACGCAGAGTACCGTTAACTGACTTTTAAACCGTCGTAAGAGCCGCTCCTCAGGAATCGACAAAGCCCGTAATACAATACCCGCCACAACAACCGCCATTAAGCCAGACTCTTGACTGACGTACTGAGCAAACCCAAATAATCCCCAAATACTTGCTAAAACAAGTAAATTTTTCAAATCCTCGGAAAGGGATGTCGCTAAACGCAGAAACTGTCCCATAAGCCAACCACCAGCAGCACCAATTAATGTGCCAATCCCCAAACGCAGGATCAATCCGCCGGCAATTTCCAGCAGCCCAGCGTCAGCGTTCAGGATGGTATCAAGGACAACAACGGCAAGGATGGCACCGACGGGGTCAATTAAGACACCTTCGCCTTCTAGTAATGTTGCGACTTTTTTTTCAACGGCAACTTGCTTCAATAAAGGCCCCACCACGGTAGGCCCGGTGACGACGACTAGGGCCGCATAAAGAAAGGCGATCGGCCAGGGAAACTCAGCCAAATAATGGGCGGCGATTCCCCCACCAGCCAAGGTGATCAAAGTACCGAAAGTGACGAGATTACGTAGACTCCCGGAAACCTCATTCAGCTCTTTGAGACGGAGATTTAGCCCGCCTTCAAACAAAATGATGGCAACGGCTAAGGCGACCAATACCTCTAGGCCAACCCCAAACTCGCTGGGATGAAGCACGGCGAAACCGTCAACACCGAGAACAATCCCAAAAATTAGCAGCAGGACGATGCCCGGTATCTTTAGAAATTCGCCCAGCACCTGTGCGGAAATTCCAGCGAAAACCGCAATGATAATTTGCAATGTGAGGTCAAATGAATCTGCCATGCGAAAGTCTAAAAAATAGATAGCAATTAAATAGCCTGACAATATTGCCATCTTACAAAGTAATCAAAGTATAGCCCTTCGCCTGGGGGGGCTTTCTAAATGTTTCTCTTTTCGACCCTGTGACTTGATTTTTTTTGCACCTCATTAAAAAGCCAAAGTTGTCTTTGATTTTTTGAGTCAATAGTGGCGATCGCCAGAGTACTTTAAAGAAAGTTTACAGTTTATGTCATAATTTCTCATATTCCCTTGATGTAGATTTGCTAGTTCTACCCCCTTCGAAAGATGAGCGATCGCCCAATAGAAAAGACATTAGCCGAACTCGCCCCGGCCAGCTATGAATGCCCCAGTTGTGGCTACATTTATGATCCCAACAAAGGCGAAAGTCGTAACAAAACCGAGCCCGGCACAAAATTTGAAGAGTTACCTCTCATCTGGAATTGTCCAGTATGTGGTGTCGATAAAGGTCAATTTCGAAATATCGGCGCAGCAGATGCTCCGTCCGGTTTTGAAGAGAACCTACAATATGGTTTCGGCTTTAACAATATGAGCTCCAACCAAAAAAATCTCATAATCTTCGGCACCCTAGGACTCTTTATCCTCTTCTTCCTAAGTCTCTACGGCTTAGATTAATCGGCATTTATTGTCGTCGCAGAACCCTTTCTTGATTTTGCTGATTTAGCTGATTTAAACACTTTAACCTATGTCTTTATTTTCGAAATTATTCAAACCATTACAAAAAATAGTTTTGGCGATCGCCGTACTGTCCCTTTGCATGGGCTGCGTAGAAGCCCCCATCATTAGCAATAGCCCCTGGCAAGAGATAAACCTCAACACCGACTCCACCTTCGCCAATATCGCCTTTACCGACGATCTACAACATGGTTGGCTCGTCGGTACAAAAGAAACACTCTTCGAAACCAAAGACGGTGGCAACACCTGGGAAGAACGCATTATCAACCTTGGCGAAGAAAAAGAAAGCTTCACAGGCGTAAGCTTCTATGGCGAGGAAGGCTGGATTACTGGTCGCCCTTCCATTTTGCTTCACACCAATGACGGCGGCGAAAACTGGGCACGCATTCCCCTGAGCAGCAAGCTACCCGGTGCTCCCTACAACATCACCGCCCTAGCCCCGAATACAGCCGAAATGGTCACTGACCTCGGTGCGATCTACAAAACCACCGACGGAGGGAAAAACTGGAAAGCCCTCGTCGAAGGCGCAGTCGGTGTTGCCAGAACCATTGAGCGCTCCGCCGATGGTAAATACGTTGCAGTATCCGCCCGCGGTAACTTCTACTCCACTTGGTCTCCCGGCGATAGCGAGTGGACTCCCCACAACAGAAACTCCTCTCGACGCTTACAAAGCATGGGCTTTGACGGCCAAGACAATCTCTGGTTATTAGCCCGTGGCGGTGTCGTCCAATTTAGTGATAGCACCAACCCAGATAATGCAGAAGCTTGGAGTGAGCCCATTACACCCCAATATCGCAATAGCGTCGGCCTCTTACATATGGGCTACCGTACTCCCGAAGAACTTTGGGCAGTTGGTGGTAGCGGTAGCTTAGTTGTCAGTAAAGATGGTGGTCAAACTTGGTTCCGCGACGCTGAAATCGAAAATGTCCCCACTAATTTCTATCGTGTTGTCTTTTTAAACAAAGAAAAAGGCTTTATTCTTGGGCAACAAGGGGTGATTTTACGGTACGATAATTCCACTGAAGCGGCTTGATTTCCACTTTCTAGTTGTGGTAACGCCTATTATTTTTTTATGATATAGGCTAGCTTATTTAATAATATTTTTTCATCAAATCCAAGAGGAGAATTCGCATGGCAGGTACTACCGGAGAACGCCCGTTTTCTGACATCGTAACCAGTATTCGTTACTGGGTAATTCATAGCATTACAATTCCGATGCTATTTATCGCAGGCTGGCTATTTGTAAGTACTGGTTTGGCTTACGATGCTTTTGGCACACCTCGCCCTGATCAGTATTTTACTGACAGTCGCCAAGAAATTCCGATCGTCACTGATCGCTATAATGCGGTTGATGAGATTAACGAATTTAACAAGTAAGTTTTAGTTACTGTTTTACTGTTTCTACAAGGTTTTAAATCATGACAAGCGGTCCCAATAATCAACCTGTTTCTTACCCCATTTTTACTGTCCGTTGGTTGGCAGTTCACACCCTTGCTGTCCCCTCAACTTTCTTTGTTGGGGCGATCGCCGCTATGCAGTTTATTCAACGATAGGTATTGTTCATGGAAAAAAATCAAAACCCCAATCGGCAACCCGTTGAGCTAAACCGTACATCTTTGTACTTGGGTCTGCTTCTTGTCGCCGTACTCGGTATCCTTTTCTCCAGCTACTTCTTTAACTAAAGTCAGTAGTTTGGTATTGTCTTTTATTCAGTCATTTTAATCGGAGGTTGTTTCCATGTCTGAAGGCGGAAGAATTCCCTTGTGGATTGTTGCAGTTGTTGCAGGTATGGGTGTTATCGCTGTTGTTGGCATCTTTTTCTATGGTGCTTATGCCGGCGTTGGCTCTGCTGTCTAAATAAAAAATAATATCCAACAAAAGACAAAGACTTTCTGATCTTTAAATCTTTTTTTGAATGATTAAAGCCATCTGCAATTATGTGGGTGGTTTTGTCATTTTTTTATGCTTTGAATTGATTACATCATTATTTTTATCTAAATCTTGCTATCAGTGGATAAAAAATATTTG
Coding sequences:
- a CDS encoding M48 family metallopeptidase, with amino-acid sequence MTGIKHHFVGLTADQFRHPLDREATNNLRQLPGLDLLIRSVLGSTAEQVFRFNNLASSILVGDRQLPHLHNLLKEACNILDLETPDLYIQQNPVPNAYTFAMRGEKPFMVIHTSLVEMLDDKEIQAVMAHELGHLKCEHGVYLTLANLLVLATNALPVWGTLAAQSMQEQMMSWLRCAELSCDRAAFLVSQDPKIIMSVLMKLAGGSPSLAPLLNLDAFMEQAKTYEALSQSQLGKVLQENQSAQLTHPVPVIRAQAIREWSGSQEYSNLLQKKDSGYSSKGLSKGGWRNW
- the psbF gene encoding cytochrome b559 subunit beta encodes the protein MTSGPNNQPVSYPIFTVRWLAVHTLAVPSTFFVGAIAAMQFIQR
- a CDS encoding HesB/IscA family protein; the protein is MTQATTTSGIQLTETALQHVLGLRQQQGKDLWLRVGVRQGGCSGMSYMMDFDSPDSVNEHDEVFDYADGFKIICDKKSLLYLYGMVLDYSTAMIGGGFQFTNPNANQTCGCGKSFGV
- a CDS encoding photosystem II reaction center protein J, coding for MSEGGRIPLWIVAVVAGMGVIAVVGIFFYGAYAGVGSAV
- a CDS encoding photosystem II reaction center protein L, whose translation is MEKNQNPNRQPVELNRTSLYLGLLLVAVLGILFSSYFFN
- a CDS encoding tetratricopeptide repeat protein, translated to MTELTIEQRFEKGFERYDAGEAPETLLPEFLEICRLDPKNAAAWSCVAWLHLLRDKPDLALPAAQRSIKLDHRNPQAHVNAALALLGTGGKGVRKHIELVQKVMDFSDEVKTDINENIEDGLKRKPDWKDLQKVKKWLSE
- a CDS encoding cation:proton antiporter translates to MADSFDLTLQIIIAVFAGISAQVLGEFLKIPGIVLLLIFGIVLGVDGFAVLHPSEFGVGLEVLVALAVAIILFEGGLNLRLKELNEVSGSLRNLVTFGTLITLAGGGIAAHYLAEFPWPIAFLYAALVVVTGPTVVGPLLKQVAVEKKVATLLEGEGVLIDPVGAILAVVVLDTILNADAGLLEIAGGLILRLGIGTLIGAAGGWLMGQFLRLATSLSEDLKNLLVLASIWGLFGFAQYVSQESGLMAVVVAGIVLRALSIPEERLLRRFKSQLTVLCVSVLFILLAADLSLASIVALGWGSFLAVATLMFVVRPISVALCTANSDLSWRQKFFVAWVAPRGIVSASVASLFAIILTEQGFNGGASIKALVFLTILMTVFIQGLTAKWIARQLQITSSSAKGAVIVGSNPLSRIVAKIFQDQGESVVIVDTDAKACEEAKAQDLEVYQSSALNAEVLEEIGISSMGTFLSLTSNGEVNLVLAQRAVEEFQPPRVVAFFEEGDQNNAIANKSKIGQAFTGGFSVKTWNQYIRDQQVKLGKSTIGVAEKTEKTEKKTFYFQSLIESGELLPLLIKRDDNLMVMRSLNELQSEDELIYLLHDPRPQLLKRLSGGMQSSRLALEELPEVENFKLQSAPESDSQSEDNG
- a CDS encoding photosynthesis system II assembly factor Ycf48, coding for MSLFSKLFKPLQKIVLAIAVLSLCMGCVEAPIISNSPWQEINLNTDSTFANIAFTDDLQHGWLVGTKETLFETKDGGNTWEERIINLGEEKESFTGVSFYGEEGWITGRPSILLHTNDGGENWARIPLSSKLPGAPYNITALAPNTAEMVTDLGAIYKTTDGGKNWKALVEGAVGVARTIERSADGKYVAVSARGNFYSTWSPGDSEWTPHNRNSSRRLQSMGFDGQDNLWLLARGGVVQFSDSTNPDNAEAWSEPITPQYRNSVGLLHMGYRTPEELWAVGGSGSLVVSKDGGQTWFRDAEIENVPTNFYRVVFLNKEKGFILGQQGVILRYDNSTEAA
- a CDS encoding AMP-binding protein, with translation MNLFSVLEQQAIASPTATAIIEGHNKRTSFATLVKRSAQGAVFLEQYGLKKGDAVLLFCPMSAELYIILGALWRLGLLALFIEPSATAKQFQQCCELCKPKAMIAPSRAFLLLGRSPSLRHIPHKFSLDLPFPTGHIWWTSRCWTANSNIIDCEPEHPALLTFTSGSTGNPKAAVRSHGFLLRQYQLLAKYLEPKPQQIELTHLPIFALVNLAAGRTTIIPQGKLRKPAAIAAKPIIRQIQRKQPTSILASPAFLERLLNECQRKDITLLSVRQIFSGGAPIMPRILRRLQQFMPAASIHILYGSTEAEPISIFPHAQQQALSPQKGLCVGQPIPEIRVKILPLQNSASHYSPYWFKAICLAPHQVGEIVVAGDHVLNSYLQGAGDRHTKIQVGETLWHRTGDAGYLDENNHLWLVGRCSECRELKNSQLYPFVLETALQQHPQVKRAAAIHHAGKNHIFIESTTRQARPKSQELQELLPQSHEVHFIKRMPVDRRHNGKILYRKLLAKTLRIGKSR
- a CDS encoding rubredoxin, with translation MSDRPIEKTLAELAPASYECPSCGYIYDPNKGESRNKTEPGTKFEELPLIWNCPVCGVDKGQFRNIGAADAPSGFEENLQYGFGFNNMSSNQKNLIIFGTLGLFILFFLSLYGLD
- the psbE gene encoding cytochrome b559 subunit alpha; this encodes MAGTTGERPFSDIVTSIRYWVIHSITIPMLFIAGWLFVSTGLAYDAFGTPRPDQYFTDSRQEIPIVTDRYNAVDEINEFNK